AGCTTTTGGTCGCTCAGGTCTTTACTATCGGCTCTCTGGGGTTTTGCTTTAATGCTTCATGTGAGGTGAAATCTTTTCAACTCGAGGTGTTTTTACACTGCCACGACTGAATCTGTTTGCCTCAAATCAAGTATTTTCCTTTCACTTTGTATGCATTCATGCCACGTTTGAATTACAGTTCCTCATGTGCCTTCATTTTTAATACTCTATCTGTGATGTTACCGTGTTCTCAGGTCTCTGCTATCAACACAGTTTACTGCTTCTAAGCCATGAGCAAATCCTTAAAGAGCAAAGATGTTCTGCCTCATATACTGTATGGACATTGTCGTTCACAAACAATCTTTTAATACTCGGAAACGTTGaattttgtttgtctgaaaaCTGCCAGTTTCAAACTTCATAGTGCCAATATTTAACTGGAGGGTTGTCGATTGCCCTTTTAAACATCAACTGTGTATTGCAAAGACAATTTAAAAGAGAGTATTTAATAACTCACCAGTCGATCAGAtagaggtcaggggtcaggtTGTTGGTTTGGAAGTGGCTGAAGAGACGAGGCAGATTCTCCTCAAAGAAAACCTCAAAGGCTGCAAAATACTTCAACATCTGACAGGCAGAGAGCGTGAAGAGAAGATGAAGGAGGGGgtcaaaagtaaacaaatgaaGTAACGTGAATAacagttattgtgtgtgtgtgtgtgtgtgtgtgtaccagttCGTGGTCGACTCTGAAGAAGGCCATCTGACAGGGTTTATTGAGCAGGTTGGCGAAGGTGATGAAGGCTTCGGCCTCCTCCAGGTTGAGGATCAGAACAGCAGCGATGAAGGACATGCCCTGGACCtgaaacaccacaaacacagacgCCAGATCAGCGTGAGagaaggactgtgtgtgtggattaatgtgtgtttttgtagtaaacccacttggtacttattttatttcctgacctgtattatagtgtattatattttttgcttagtgcttctctccctgtgtgtactgacgtgacagtgagctgctgtagcaaaagagtttcccctcggggatcaataaagtctttctgattctgaaggaCGACCTCTTTAATTTAAgatgatgttcagtttttaaataCTGACTCGATTCCCATTGGAAAACTGTGTATATTCAAGATGGCATACAACTGTCACCTGCTGCTTCTGAGTTAGTCCTctttcttttatactttttaaaaaaattttttgagGATTCAACAAAACACACGGTATTTCTTTTCAAGTAAGCAATTTCAAAGTCCATCTTGCATTTTTTTATGAGAGAAGAACAGAAATTACAGTTGAAGTGGGTCCTAACTGAGATTCAAAGACACGTATTGTGACCATTTCAACAACATGCTGAATTAAATATGATTTGGGCTACATATCAAACCTTGATACTCCTTTGAAAGTCAGCATCAGATGTCTTATCAAataataagtaaacaagattatgAATCAGACCaattttgctgatttttttttttggactatttttcttctcttcttgtacggctgcttgtgtttagacaagaTTTAAAGGTGCtactgataacatccagccactggatgacgcactccccctcccccctcccatTCCACTgcagtggttgccagtttgttgcacaacctgcttatttcatggtcgagtgagtgagactcagactcactcatatcaagtgatgaatctttcgtgatagagtaatgaattcattttgcaacatacattagctatagattaggttactttgtgcggtggtgtttcatgtaatgttgtctatggtaatcttagcaTATGGCTAGCTTTAGCTAaccctttctcttttttctttcttacacaataagacattaggtaaatatttacattttaatccgatcaaagagtacagtacattgtagggacgctattaaaacccacagcgctcgacATTACCGCGAcggtaaaagttgacgttagccctgcataaacttcggttatgtcggaccctggcccacttctaaatcccctctgatacacaTCTTCATTATAACGTTAccttgtttgagggaactataagtAGTTATTAGTTAAGGTTTAAAGGACTTTGactgtcggtagttgttgtttattttgtttaaatatgcagaactgtaattttatgggttgtTATTGTTcagacgattaagctaagatagctaatacatgctaacgtcagtgtctgttttttccaacactaactggcaacttcACCACGTGTGAcacattttggacccgtcagaatttttaaaatgattaattcacaatcataatttatttttttaggaaaagtgatactcctattccgcacctttctaaaagctctgtggatgttttgtttttttaaatattcgtctacataaaaatgttaatataaccTTTTAACATCTGAGAATTTtggcttattttgttaaatgaagaAAACTTTACTTAATGCTTTTTGTTTCCACGTTGAACAGAAACCAGTGTGGATATGTGACAgctgaaataaactgaaaccaTTTTATTATTGAAACAATACCCGTCCCTAAATATTAGACACCAAATGTCACAATGTGAGGAGACAACCATGAAGAAACCACTTCAAACCCCGCAGGATATAATCTAATACAGCGCTGAAACTAGTCCGTAAATTCAATTCTGTCTgtaaacaactaaatattaaCTTAGCGCTTTGAGGGTGGAATAAAAAGCATACTCACGTAGCCAATGTCGGGTCTGTAACAGGTGTAAGCCCCCAGTACACTGTGGAGGAGGTCGTGGTAGGGACCGCCCTGCAGAAAGAGCGTTAAGATTaatagacagacaggtggaggaggagagggatgaATGGAGGGCAGATTCATACgaagtaagaaagaaaaacagagtgaagGTGGAGGTAGATGAGACAAAActgcacagaaaaagagaagaaagggatCGGGAAAGATTACGTATCGGTGataattatttgttttccctgtttgAGTTTTCAAACATCATAGATTAATAATGCAATGCTACGTGGTAGCTGAATGAAGCTCTGTCGCCACACCTTCACTTCAGCACGTCAGTGCACCACCAGGAAGGATTCAAAGCTCACTCTGCAATTTTACTCTAAAATTAAGTGTGTCTAACAAAAAACtgtgcagatgtgtgtttcATTGTGACTCATTAGCTATGCTGacaaagtttcaagtctctgcgaGCTGATTCTGAAACCAATGGGATGCTGAAAGGTAGGAAAAACccatttaaaaatgacagcGCCACTTTCAAGAATTGGGAAATGGTTGTCAGTAATGTAAGTTGTAAGCACAAAGGATTTACTGGGCTAATTTTGCCAATCCACTGGTATGTTATGGTGACGACCAACACAAAATGTCATAGAAatacaagagcacacacacacacacacacacacacacacacacacacacactccttcctgcagacagctgaaacacaacaccTGTTACAGATCTGTTACCTTCTggaagatgaagagagaggggaATGTTCTGGAAATGTCCAGTTTGATGAGGTCCAGactggactctctgtcagccagAGACGCCCCTtctaacagaaaaacacacaagaggaaAGTGTCGACATGTTATTTCAGTTTAGACGGTcgtttatgtttttaacttttatttcatgGTACATTTTCAGTTGACTGTTAGACAGCAGAGGCTCGTTTCAGACCATGaatattcaaacattttaatgtacagTGACTTGTTTGAGTATTTAGGGCTCAGGCTGGTGTTGTGTCGTACCACTCTCACTGTCATTGACTGAACTGGTTTCACTGTAACTCCTCCACTTCTCTTTGGCTCTGGACAGGAAGATCTCATACAGCTCtgcacaaagagaaaataaacacatcaaGATTGTAAGTGTTAagtggaaaaatatatatatcaggttttaacTTTGACATGTGACACAGAAAAGATCAGAAAAATGTGCCTGGCTGTCATACAGCtccaagacagacagagagggattcACAGCAATGGCAACAATATATAAcatttcaattaatttatttttatggaTAAGTCTGGTTCTTTTGTCAACAAATCGCATGAAAAGACCAACAGTGTGTTAGTCCGCCTcgcaatactttctgacttcctgtctgtggctctcagctacGAGCCCATTGGCTCCTACTGAAGTcatgaatctttaaaaacagctcacagatatacagttaaatgttttttaaaaaggctcagtaatttcctaaagcagctgctcgctgtagtttttatcagactaacaggaggaaacagtgcgtttgttggggactattttcagcggcggatgaatccacatgtggtgctgtagtgagtgtttggggcagcaggacggtgtgtgtggggctgaggcagaataaactacagtgtgtgtgttcatggtgatgaaggagcacgtcacccagtgcagcagagcggctcactgatgtgtttttaatagtttttggacaacgaTGGAGGCTGTGGCTCAGAGGTGCAGCggtggcctaaaggttagagaagcgAGCTTGTGACCGGAAGGTTGTCGGAtttatcaggctttgatacacacacagtacttgttagtTGATACATTCAGTGTCTGCACATAAGATCTGGTGACAGTAAGAAAATGCAGAACCactacaaatgtatttaatgtgtgtgtttgtacctggCGTGATGTTGAGCTCGTTGCCGATGGCGAGGCTCCATACTCTTCCTCTGACACTGGGAGGAAGCCCCTGCCACCAGAGCTCCCTGACCCGCCTCGTTCccttcctacacacacacacacacacacacacacacacacacacacacacaatgagctAAATAAAGAAGCTGCACAGACAGTGCGTATacgacacacacagagctttggaGACGTACATGGTGTCCCAGTGGGGCAGGATCTCGTTGTTCCAGATGACCATGGCGTTGGAGAtgctgtcctcctgtctgtgtctctccttCATCTGACGCTTCTTCCTCTGGGCTTCCTTCATCTCTGAcggagagacagatagagattCAGAGTTTTGCTTACACTAAGTCTTTGGTCTTCCTGTTGACTAACTTTGTCCCTGCTGGCCACTGTGTATCTGTCTgagccaatcaaatcaaagcaGAACAATGACTCTGCATCAAACaacttgtgaaaaatgtttccaCCAATAAAAATTGTTCTTGCCAACAAActctttgctgtgtttttgggCAAGTGAGGTAAAGAGGTCATTTTAGACATTGGTTACAATTAGCTtttgagattgtgtgtgtgtgtgtgtgtgtgtgtgtgtgtgtctacctcTCCTCTTGGCTCCTGCCACCATCTCCTCGTACTCCATTTTGTGTCTCTGAGTTTCCTCCATAGATTTGGCAGGTAGGTTCCTGACGgacagagagtcagacagacagacagtttgcACTTCCTGTCAGGTGTTCAGCCACACACAGTGACTCTGGCTGCGTTCGGCATTGCATACTAACGTACTAGTCATACTAAGTATGATGTCAAATTGAGTATGTAGTGCATTCCAACTGCATagtatgtggattttgtgtacGTGAGAAATGACCAGATGTATACTAGATTAGCAAGAATTTCTGAGTATGCGCCCTGAGCTTACTGGACATACTCAACCGCTGTCTTCAGACTGCGCACTGGCGATCATGTGACGCAGTCTGCTTGAGTATACTTCAGCGTGAACAGTCTGCTGGTAATGGCATACTTAATCATTTAGTAGGCAGCATGTAGTACACACTGACTGAGTATGTAGTTCGTTAGTATGCGATTGAACACAGCCTGTGTGTCACAGTGATTTCTCTTCATCCTGCAGGCGGCAGAGGCTCTCTTTGGATTTAGGTAACAACATGGCCTCTGGCGTCACCCTCAGGAAAAACTTTTTACCCCACTAGAGGGAAGAATATAAGAACAGcaaagattttaaatattttcagcagTACAGCTTCAGGGGGGCTGCTTGTGAACCTGTTTTGTTGTAGTCAGGGTGTAAAAGTATATGACACGTCTTATAGACATCATGGAACACTGAAAACCGTCAATGAAACCCAGCATAATGCTGACAATGacattaattataataataatagcgaggtacatatttgtttatatttgtttgtatcccagttaaaaatattaattagtatcaaagtatcaataaaatgtaaaatcaatatGAAACCACTACCAGTCCCATTTTCTCGGACTGGACCAGTGAAAGATGATACTTGAGCTAAATGCGTGTCTGTCTGGTACTCACGCTGGCCGGTCCTCCAGGATGAGAGCTGTGGTGGAAAGAGGCTCAAACTCCAggttcttcctcctccctgcagCCAGGGGAAGCTGAGGACACGAGGACACATCGgagtcctgctgctgctcctcctgtgGACACTAAACAAAGAAAGAGGCTGTTACAGAGAGATGAAATCCTGCCTCTCTCGTAGTCAGATTATGTTCCACTGGCTTCTGTAACTTTCTCTTAGAGGGTTTCTTTCACCTGTCGTTCTGAAAAGCTCAAACATTCCTGAAGTTTTCTGTCTATATTCGAAGATAATTTGGTATCTACTGCTGTACTGGACAGTAAAATGTGTAACACCTCATTTTAATaaagatttttctttaaatatcatTCAACAGCTAACAGTCCCATGACTCAGCCTCTGGACTGGCTGTTTACAaagcaattattttatcttCATTATAATTACAAGCAAAATGCCAAGTGTCTCATCCATCCCAGAAAAGCAATCTTAAATATCTAAATGAGCcgaaaacaataaaatactggAGCCTGACAAATATTAGTGGCCAACATCTGGTTATCATAGATAAATCCATATCAGCATGCAAAAAGCAGCAGACTGcagtaataaatgtttttattcagaaTTTACATGTATATTTGactttcatttttcacaattcaagttttatatatttgataaAAGCAGCTTACCAAAAGGTCCATCGTTTGTGTcacatggtcttcctcagcagatggagcttATCCAGTTGCCATGgcattgtagatgttcaaatcgCCATATGTTCTAAGCACTGAACTTTCAATCTTGACATGGACAAGAACTCTTtcaagtgctcagaaaaatgttgtttttttaaacatttacagttccatgacaactgggcaaactgcatctgctgaggaagatcgtgTGATGCGAAGCTACTGATGTGATAAGAGAAGTTCTGTTTAAAAGGTCAAGAAAGAACTTTTATATAATGTTGTATATTTACTTTATAGTTTGTCATCtttgttaataaagttttactataaaatatgtttactCAGACATATCTTTGCCATAAAATGATGTAAATGCTAACAATAGAGAtacacacacgctcacaaaCAGAGCGATTGTTCATCAGCTTCAGCACAGAGAGAAGACGTTGGTTTGTTGGAGGAAAGGCTCAGCAGAAAGAATCACTGAGTCTGAATAaatctgtgcgtgtgtgtgtgtgcactcacacTTGCTACCAATCATGTATGTGGTTGTTTCCTATCTAGGCTGCTTAATAAATGTCTGCTTAacacatgtttgtgtgcatgttgtgtgAACGTGTGTACTTGCATATTTGAGGTCTAACAGTCAAAccaatgaagtgtgtgtgtgtgtgtgtgtgtgtgtgtgtgtgtgtgtgtgtgtgtgtgtgtgtgtgtgtgtgtgtgtgtgtgtgtgtgtggagcctTCACAATAAACAGTTCATTCACAGGAGCAGGGCAGCTGCGGGTCAACAAGACAACAAGCCTTTTATAAACTGATTTCTGAGCATCAccagcagagggagacagagtcCCCCTTCTGACTCTGAAGCTGGAAAATTCAACTGGTGCTGCTCTGTCATCAGTTTCACTAGGAAGTGAAAGTCTATGTATAAAAATCATGTGACTGATTCAGTGATGTCCCACTAAACAAAGCTGCTCTGTATCATTTGCAGAGCGCcagtaaaaatactgtaaacgTCCTGTAAAGATTTCAGCGCTCACGATGACGGCAGATGGTGGAAGGCAAAAGGAAAAATCACTTCTAATATTTCTGTCCCATTTATGTGGCCATTAAGTGATTAAGtaacatcattaaaaataacACCACAACAAAATTGAGCGGATGGTGATATCCTGAAAACAATCTACATAAGATTCAATGGTTTTTACAATTAAATCTGCAACATTCAAAACTATTACTTCTTCTGGTTTCAGACTTTCCAGCAGATTTTAAAACGTGGCTGCAGGGAttagagcattagtgaggtccaacactgatgttgggtgatcagGTCACCCCTACCCCAGAGCAAAAGTACAATCTATAGAGTTTATTACATTTAGGGCAGGATCAGTAGTAGATGTTAGCAGAGGACTCACATTAAGATGCAAAAAGTGTGCAAACTGCAGGAATGATACTCCTCAAATCATAGATGGTGATAATGAGGATTACAACACAGGATTGTCATTTTGGCAGTAATCCCTGGTTGTCCACAAACTGAATTCAAAGGAAACAGTTCGAATTAAgtcagtcctcctcctcctcctcctcctcctcctcagttttGTGTCTGACGTGTCAACCAACTGAAGCCAGACCACATCTGGCTGGCTCCTTTCTTGATGAATCATCCGACTCTGGCTGCCATCATGTGAGCTGAGCGAGCGCAAAGGCCAACGGCTGTCGGGCAGCTCGCTGTTAGCAGTGTTagctctcagtctgtctcttctGCCTTCACACTGCACAGTAAGGTCAGAGGTCCACCCTGGAGCTGGAATAACGATAGCAGGGATTTGGCGTCTTGCTCAGTGGTACTTCAGCAAGATGGGATTGTGCCAAGGCCTCCAGCTGAGGGATGACTGAACTAACGATTGTTCGGTGTGTGACACAGCTGCTTCCTGACACTTTTCAGTGTTTGTCTGGTGTGAAAATTAAACATCTTCTAATTAAATTCAATCAGAGGGAATGAAGCcgctgctgcagtgtgtgtgtgtgtgtgtgtgtccaggatACCACCTGCTCTAGTTGACAGGAGAGGAACAGCTGTtagtgtttgagtgtgtgtgtgtgtgtgtgtgtcattgctGGCAGGGCCTTATACAACTCATCAAGAgggggattgtgtgtgtgtgtaggggtgaGGCGGGGGGGTGAGGGGGTAATAACCTGCTTCCtcagctgctggctgtgtgtGGAAGTTGCCTAGCGaccacatacactcacacacacacacacacacacacacacacacacagtatatccaTTTCACAGTCTGATTCCAGCCACCATGTTGTATGTAAACAGACGCAGGCTAACAGCATTAGCCTCTGGAGCCTCAGGCTAGCAAACAGACATCATCAGGCCAACCAATCAAATTCAGCCCTTATTTCTTCACtatgtttacatgtacacaGGAAACCAGGTTGAAAGAAATCAAGCTAATACAGGGAATAGGAGAACACTTTTATGTGCACCGCAATAACATGattactgtaaaacctgatgCTTGGTTCTACATCTGCTGCATAATATTCTGTTTAATCACATGCATGCTtgaccatgttagcattgtcatgttgCTATTATCTGTGTGGTGGTAATGATGAGTACTTTTGTCATCCTCTTCTATTATGTGGCCACAGGGTCTGACAGGAGAGGAGCCATTGGCTCTGAAAGTATTGTTCCCTGTAgtttatttccatttaaaagttttcttttaatgatctCCTCAGTGTTCCTCAACATATTATCTCTCCTGGATAACCTAATGATACTACAGGTCTGAAATATGACCATCAGATTGTATGTGTccaactttgtttctgagacGATCGTATTTTTCCGTCGGTTCGATATGGCTGCTGTATGGTTAAATACTACGATACCCATGATCCTCAGCCACCATTGCGAAGGAGAACAAGTCAATCAGATGTGTGAATCAGAGCTGTAGCAAACCCAGAATGCTTTGTCATTGCATTTGGGAGCAAAACAAGGTGTCATAGTTTCCGAATTCAACCAAAACTAACCCCGGAATATGAATATGATTTGACATAAACTGTTAGCCTAAATGATGGCTTCTTACTGAAACGCACCTTGGGAGTTGTAATtaacttttgtcctgttttttttttctgtatcacCTGATTTATAAGAATTTATAAGATttaagaaccagatattttcttaCACAGTTGTTCATGTTTTGTACTGCTGATTCAACCAGGAGCTTCAAGTCCATACAAGACTTGAAGAGCTCCATCTGTGAGTAACCACACATTGTCTATGCAGAAAATGAACCAGAACTAACTCCTCCAAATTCACTACTCCGGACTTTCGCCAACTATAACTGAAAGACTGGACATGATTGTGatgatgtcagtgtgtgtgtttaaagaacCGACCTGCTCTGTGGACAACGTGGAGGCAGGGTCTTTAGTTGGATCGCCCTCTCTGGCTGCTGTCTTGCCAAACAGTCGCCACcctgttgcattatgggacagCGCCTTGGATTCTTTGGATTTCCTAGAAAACAGGCTCCTGAAAGAGAGACAACAAGAATGGGTTTTATCAATATTACTGCTTATCTGCTCATACTGAAGCTAAACAATGCTAAATTCTTCGATTTAAAGAGAACTGGAAGCAATGACGTGGGTCTATAAATCTCCACAGCATCTCAGCTTATCCTGACTCATAACTATAACATATCTTTCCTTTTTATGTTCCtggaaaacatttattcatttttttatactTCATTTAAACCTTCACTGGACcacatgtttatgtaaaaaaaaaaaaacagaccgTCCAGCCTTAAATCACGAAGCATGTGTGCAGCAGGGCCCCATCCAAACTGAGATGCTGCACATTCTCCCTGTTTATCCAAATTTAATTCTGGTGTCAATGATATGATCACTGCAGGAAACAGTCTCTACGCAGGAAGCCACAAATTGAAACATAAAAGCAGGAATCCAAACGTGTCTCTTTAACAGCAACAAGAGGAAAACTTTCATCCAGAAAACTTTCCACGCACTGCAGGCCGGACTGCAACTCAAAACCTGACGTCTGTCCAGCCTCACCTGGCTGCACTTTTCCACCATTGGTCAACATAGCAATGACAATAAGTTGCACAGCATTGTTCGTAGGCTTTTATCATTGATAGAGAGACTGACTGACTATATTAGTTATGTGTAGCATTATCTGTTTTTCTATACTGAAGTTAAAACTTTAAGTTAGTCAGTACATAATGTATACACCAAATCACCAAAAATGAACCAAATCACTGTAAAAATTCACCAGTGTTCCTATTTTTCTTCTAAATTAACGTAATGTTTACGTTGCTGCAGTGAAAGCCTGATGGTAACACATTATTTTATGGGTTTTACAGTC
This region of Siniperca chuatsi isolate FFG_IHB_CAS linkage group LG11, ASM2008510v1, whole genome shotgun sequence genomic DNA includes:
- the LOC122884405 gene encoding TBC1 domain family member 12-like isoform X2, yielding MDLLCPQEEQQQDSDVSSCPQLPLAAGRRKNLEFEPLSTTALILEDRPANLPAKSMEETQRHKMEYEEMVAGAKRREMKEAQRKKRQMKERHRQEDSISNAMVIWNNEILPHWDTMKGTRRVRELWWQGLPPSVRGRVWSLAIGNELNITPELYEIFLSRAKEKWRSYSETSSVNDSESEGASLADRESSLDLIKLDISRTFPSLFIFQKGGPYHDLLHSVLGAYTCYRPDIGYVQGMSFIAAVLILNLEEAEAFITFANLLNKPCQMAFFRVDHELMLKYFAAFEVFFEENLPRLFSHFQTNNLTPDLYLIDWIFTLYSKSLPLDVACRVWDVFCRDGEESLFRTGLGILRLFEDVLLQMDFIHIAQFLTRLPEDLQSHTLFTAMANTHMVSRNRRWAQVFSALMKDGNKEIDKNTSPALRS